The Phoenix dactylifera cultivar Barhee BC4 chromosome 17, palm_55x_up_171113_PBpolish2nd_filt_p, whole genome shotgun sequence genome contains a region encoding:
- the LOC103711879 gene encoding histone-lysine N-methyltransferase family member SUVH9-like — MDPPDPPITFLDLNQAPHPLISPKLEPGERQEPSNAGNGPGFPLPSPNPHIDPFLLADLLPRLRRITPAPDGDKLVADDLRRAESYLASYVDGLRRRLAFPFGAGAAGSSTAIVPAPDAAAGSSTAIVPAPDAAAGSATAIVPVPDAAAGSSTAIVPAVADLASPKKKKPRSAEMVRVSSVAAADQIYFRDIVRRARITFESLRHLLRRAEERTEAAPWRTPPLPLPPLGRRARADLAAAGMMNHRNLWLNRDRRIIGSIPGIEIGDVFFYRVELCVVGLHGQMQAGIDYVPASQTGTGEPIATSIIVSGGYEDDDDRGDVLIYTGHGGREKRDARQSVDQELKAGNLALKHSVDYGIEIRVIRGSKSDCSPSGKVYVYDGLYKVVDCWNDAGKSGFGVYKYKLVRIEGQQMMGSYMLKLAVELKTNPLGVRPVGYLSLDISNGKETLPVFIFNDIDDDKETLLFEYLAHPFYPSCVFNRRGWVDGGRGCQCASNCSFDCSCARRNGGEFAYDGNGLLLKGKPLIYECGTLCQCPMSCRNRVSQKGVRNQLEVFRSRETGWGVRSLDFIRAGAFVCEFSGVVLTKEQLEIFKIGGDGLIHPSRFPGRWMQWGDISDVFPDYTPPSFPSLPELSFSIDVSRMRNAACYLSHSCSPNVFVQFVLYDHYNESYPHLMIFAMENIPPLTELSIDYGVGDESVGS, encoded by the coding sequence ATGGATCCACCAGACCCTCCAATTACCTTCCTAGATTTAAACCAAGCACCTCACCCACTAATTTCCCCCAAACTCGAACCAGGAGAACGGCAAGAACCCTCGAATGCAGGAAATGGACCTGGATTCCCCCTCCCAAGCCCCAACCCTCATATTGATCCCTTCCTCCTTGCCGACCTCCTCCCCCGTCTCCGCCGGATCACCCCCGCACCCGATGGCGACAAGCTCGTCGCCGACGACCTCCGCCGCGCCGAGAGCTACCTCGCCTCTTACGTCGAtggcctccgccgccgccttgCCTTCCCATTCGGCGCCGGAGCCGCCGGAAGTTCCACGGCCATCGTCCCCGCCCCCGATGCCGCCGCCGGATCCTCCACGGCCATCGTCCCAGCACCCGATGCCGCGGCCGGATCCGCCACGGCCATCGTCCCTGTCCCCGATGCCGCCGCCGGATCCTCCACGGCCATCGTCCCAGCCGTGGCCGACCTCGCCTCccccaagaagaagaagccccGCTCTGCCGAGATGGTCCGGGTCTCCTCCGTCGCCGCCGCCGACCAGATCTACTTCCGGGACATCGTCCGCCGTGCCCGGATCACCTTCGAGTCGCTGCGGCACCTCCTGCGCCGGGCCGAGGAGCGGACGGAGGCCGCCCCGTGGCGGACGCCGCCGCTACCGTTGCCGCCGCTGGGGCGGCGAGCCCGGGCCGACCTCGCGGCGGCGGGGATGATGAACCACCGGAACCTCTGGCTCAATCGCGACCGCCGGATCATCGGGTCTATCCCTGGGATCGAGATCGGCGACGTCTTCTTTTACCGGGTGGAGCTCTGCGTCGTCGGCCTCCATGGGCAGATGCAGGCCGGGATCGACTACGTACCGGCCAGTCAGACCGGCACCGGCGAGCCCATTGCCACCAGCATCATCGTCTCGGGCGGCTACGAGGACGACGACGACAGAGGGGACGTCCTTATCTACACCGGCCACGGCGGGAGGGAGAAACGAGATGCCCGGCAATCAGTGGACCAAGAGCTCAAGGCTGGCAACCTCGCCCTCAAGCACAGCGTGGACTACGGCATCGAGATCCGGGTTATCCGTGGGTCCAAGTCCGATTGCAGCCCCTCCGGCAAGGTTTATGTCTATGATGGCCTCTATAAGGTCGTTGACTGCTGGAATGATGCCGGAAAGTCCGGCTTCGGTGTCTATAAGTACAAGCTTGTAAGAATTGAAGGCCAGCAAATGATGGGCAGCTACATGCTTAAGCTTGCAGTGGAATTGAAGACCAATCCTTTGGGAGTGAGGCCGGTCGGATACTTGAGCCTTGACATCTCAAACGGGAAGGAGACTTTGCCTGTGttcattttcaatgatatagatgATGACAAGGAGACATTGCTCTTCGAGTATCTCGCTCATCCGTTCTACCCGAGTTGTGTTTTTAATAGGAGAGGTTGGGTTGACGGAGGACGGGGGTGTCAGTGTGCATCCAATTGCTCGTTTGATTGCTCCTGTGCAAGAAGAAATGGTGGTGAGTTTGCTTATGATGGAAATGGGCTTCTTTTGAAGGGGAAGCCATTGATATACGAGTGTGGCACCTTGTGCCAATGTCCGATGAGTTGCAGGAACCGAGTGAGCCAGAAGGGAGTCAGGAATCAGCTGGAGGTGTTCCGGTCGAGGGAAACAGGGTGGGGAGTCCGGTCCTTGGATTTTATCCGGGCGGGAGCATTTGTTTGCGAGTTTAGTGGGGTGGTGCTGACAAAGGAGCAGTTGGAGATTTTTAAGATTGGTGGCGATGGTTTGATCCATCCCAGTAGGTTTCCAGGAAGATGGATGCAATGGGGAGATATTTCTGATGTCTTTCCGGATTATACACCTCCTAGCTTCCCTTCTTTGCCGGAGTTGAGCTTCTCAATAGATGTATCGAGAATGAGGAATGCTGCTTGTTACCTGAGCCATTCTTGTAGCCCAAACGTGTTTGTGCAGTTTGTACTCTATGATCACTATAATGAGTCATACCCTCATCTAATGATCTTTGCAATGGAGAACATCCCTCCTCTAACAGAGTTGAGCATTGATTATGGGGTGGGAGATGAATCTGTGGGAAGTTAA
- the LOC103711880 gene encoding uncharacterized protein sll0005, with product MEAAPQLVYCGIKPFRRSLAPSPDGFEIGRRRNCHRPIASRSPRSGVFAVATEPKSGNAGPDFRSSSSKTSNGAANSSQGSSRKAPNGAANKSQASSLKAPNETTNGLGNVSEEIKRVRKQMEEDEQLATLMRGLRGQNLSDSQFADENIRLRLVEVPEMTSSETLPLVYDPDIIASYWGKRPRAVATRVVQLLSVAGGFLSHLAWDLVTKKLKENEVARAIELREIVTSLGPAYIKLGQALSIRPDILSPAAMTELQKLCDKVPSFQDDVAMSLIKEELGQPWYNIYSELTSSPIAAASLGQVYKGRLKETGELVAVKVQRPFVLETVTVDLYIIRKLGLFLRRFPQVSIDIVGLVDEWASRFFEELDYINEGENGTLFAEMMREDLPQVVIPKTYRKYTSRKVLTTQWVEGEKLSQSTEDDVGELVNVGVICYLKQLLDTGFFHADPHPGNMIRTPDGKLAILDFGLVTRLTDDKKYGMIEAIAHLIHRDYGAIVKDFVKLDFIPDGVNLDPILPVLAKVFDQALEGGGAKNINFQELASDLAQITFDYPFRIPPYFALIIRAIGVLEGIALVGNPDFAIVDEAYPYIAQRLLTDESPRLRKALRYTIYGKSGVFDAERFIDVMQAFENFISAAKSGGGENMNGNMADLGVLQIQPGYLIPVFPAIVPQAEQPIRTRAALAFLLSEKGSFFREFILDEIVKAIDALSREQLVQITGALGIANSAPIFSMVPLRPAALLPTITEEDRAILNNVQKVVKFLTAGSSKSTLDQDVDIAYIIQELLPVLPGISAKVLPEVWSRLSSRILARLIRETFL from the exons ATGGAAGCCGCCCCTCAGCTCGTCTACTGTGGCATCAAGCCCTTCCGCCGCTCGCTCGCCCCTTCGCCCGATGGATTCGAAATAGGACGGAGGAGGAATTGCCACCGCCCTATCGCCTCTAGGTCGCCGCGGTCCGGGGTATTCGCGGTGGCCACGGAGCCAAAGTCCGGTAATGCTGGGCCTGATTTCAGATCCTCCTCGTCCAAGACTTCCAACGGAGCCGCGAAC AGCTCTCAAGGTTCCTCGCGCAAGGCGCCAAATGGGGCCGCGAAC AAGTCTCAAGCTTCCTCGCTGAAGGCACCCAATGAGACCACGAAC GGACTTGGGAATGTGTCGGAGGAGATCAAGAGGGTGAGGAAGCAGATGGAGGAGGACGAGCAGCTGGCGACACTGATGAGAGGACTCCGCGGTCAGAATCTCTCTGATTCGCAGTTTGCTGATGAGAATATCCGGCTCCGCCTTGTTGAG GTACCAGAAATGACCAGCAGTGAGACTTTGCCTTTGGTGTATGATCCTGATATCATAGCGTCTTATTGGGGAAAACGTCCTAGAGCTGTTGCGACACGTGTTGTACAGTTGCTATCTGTTGCTGGTGGCTTTCTATCTCATTTAGCATGGGATTTGGTTACCAAGAAGCTCAAAGAG AACGAAGTTGCAAGAGCCATTGAATTGAGGGAAATTGTAACATCTTTGGGTCCAGCTTACATTAAACTTGGGCAAGCACTAAGTATTCGACCAGACATATTATCTCCTGCTGCAATGACCGAATTGCAGAAGCTCTGTGATAAG GTTCCTTCATTTCAAGATGATGTAGCAATGTCCCTTATCAAAGAAGAGCTTGGTCAGCCTTGGTACAATATCTATTCTGAACTGACTTCCTCTCCAATTGCTGCTG CATCCTTAGGACAAGTATACAAAGGTCGATTAAAAGAAACTGGCGAGTTGGTGGCTGTCAAAGTACAGCGGCCTTTTGTTCTTGAGACCGTAACAGTAGATCTATACATTATTCGGAAGCTAGGATTGTTTTTGAGAAGATTTCCACAG GTTTCCATTGACATTGTTGGACTGGTGGATGAATGGGCTTCTCGCTTTTTTGAGGAACTTGATTATATTAATGAAGGTGAAAATGGAACTCTTTTTGCGGAAATGATGAGAGAAGACCTTCCTCAG GTTGTAATACCAAAGACTTACCGTAAGTACACATCAAGAAAGGTTCTTACCACACAATGGGTAGAAGGAGAAAAACTATCACAGAGTACGGAGGACGATGTTGGGGAACTGGTTAATGTTGGAGTCATATGCTACCTAAAACAG TTGCTTGATACTGGTTTCTTCCATGCTGATCCTCATCCTGGAAATATGATTCGTACCCCAGATGGAAAGTTGGCTATACTTGACTTTG GCCTTGTGACAAGATTGACTGATGATAAAAAGTATGGTATGATTGAAGCAATAGCTCACCTTATTCATCGTGACTATGGTGCTATTGTCAAGGACTTCGTCAAACTCGATTTCATTCCGGATGGGGTTAATTTGGATCCAATATTGCCTGTCCTAGCTAAAGTTTTTGATCAAGCACTTGAAGGAGGGGGtgcaaaaaatattaattttcagGAGCTAGCTTCTGATTTGGCTCAAATAACATTTGATTATCCATTCAGAATACCCCCATATTTTGCTTTAATCATCAGAGCTATTGGAGTATTAGAAGGCATAGCATTAGTGGGAAATCCTGATTTTGCCATTGTAGATGAAGCTTATCCGTATATTGCACAG AGACTTTTAACTGATGAATCCCCTCGATTAAGGAAGGCGTTGCGTTATACTATATATGGAAAATCTGGAGTTTTTGATGCAGAGAGATTCATCGATGTTATGCAAGCCTTTGAGAATTTCATTAGTGCAGCAAAAAGTGGGGGTGGTGAGAACATGAACGGAAATATGGCTGATCTTGGAGTTTTGCAAATTCAACCAGGCTATTTAATTCCGGTATTTCCGGCAATAGTACCTCAGGCAGAGCAGCCAATCAGAACAAGGGCAGCCCTCGCATTTCTTCTGTCTGAAAAAGGGAGCTTCTTTCGAGAATTTATTCTGGATGAG ATTGTCAAAGCAATTGATGCACTTTCAAGAGAGCAGTTGGTACAAATAACTGGAGCTTTGGGAATTGCAAACTCAGCCCCAATTTTCAGCATGGTTCCTCTCAGACCTGCAGCGTTGCTGCCTACAATCACAGAGGAAGATAGGGCCATATTGAATAATGTCCAGAAAGTAGTTAAGTTTCTAACTGCTGGTTCATCGAAATCAACTTTAGATCAG GATGTAGATATTGCTTATATCATCCAAGAGCTTCTTCCTGTGCTACCAGGCATCTCTGCAAAAGTGCTGCCAGAGGTGTGGAGCCGGTTATCTTCACGGATATTAGCACGATTGATTAGAGAAACATTTTTGTAG
- the LOC103711881 gene encoding uncharacterized protein LOC103711881 — translation MGRCPFCAAAFGGAQRSSKKFPLRPPLRPSPISSSLCSLFISSSLLLLFPSKEQQRMSDKRREKGMAGIDASKYSHSPVHKAVLARDYEALKTIISSLPRLAEPSEIRTEADSFAEEAKADAISAALDRRDVPNRETPLHLAVRLGDATAAELLMAAGADWSLHNEHGWSALHEAICAHEEHLAGVIVRHHQPQAWAKWRRRLPRVIATMRRMRDFYMEITFHFESSVIPFISRIAPSDTYKIWKRGSNLRADMTLAGFDGFKIQRADQSILFLGEGSEDGNVPSGSLCIVSHKDKEVVNALDGAGAPASDAEVQQEVSAMSKTNIFRPGIDVTRAVLLPQLNWRRQERSETVGSWKAKVYDMHHVVVSVKSRRVPGVAPDDEEAVVPSCNDNETENDNYEDILTVEERKQLEIALKMGSPDIIDEGLSDDFVRHRHSCYEPREIPDEDASSWGDGGRKQDKKRWLGNWGKKDDLDHHKQDLQQKMAPPRSSLCVDEKVSNLLGDSPPSRTPGSQGRHSIGIACRREDIKEARVRDLKKSTANLENGSRRRESEFKRALRPVLWLSPDFPIRTEEFLPLLDILANKVKAIRRLQELLTTKLPSGTFPVKVAIPVVPTIRVLVTFTKFEELQPLEDFSTPPSSPEKNHPSKKQPSSSWLQWIKGSSHQKRSKSSGPSNCVENIEDPFTIPPDYTWISPEAKKKKLQDNKCKSKKRPEQTRQGKARI, via the exons ATGGGTCGGTGTCCATTTTGCGCAGCTGCCTTCGGGGGAGCACAGCGATCCTCTAAAAAATTTCCTCTCCGTCCCCCCCTTCGTCCCTCAcccatctcctcctctctctgttCTTTATTCATATCCagttccctcctcctcctcttcccaagTAAGGAACAGCAAAGAATGAGCGAT AAACGAAGAGAAAAAGGAATGGCCGGGATCGATGCATCCAAGTACTCGCACAGCCCCGTCCACAAGGCCGTCCTGGCCCGCGACTATGAGGCCCTTAAGACCATTatctcctccctcccccgcCTCGCGGAGCCCTCCGAGATCCGCACCGAGGCCGACTCCTTCGCCGAGGAGGCCAAGGCAGACGCCATCTCCGCGGCGCTCGACCGCCGCGACGTCCCTAACCGCGAGACCCCGCTCCACCTCGCCGTCCGCCTCGGCGACGCCACCGCCGCCGAGCTCCTCATGGCCGCCGGCGCTGACTGGAGCCTCCACAACGAGCATGGCTGGAGCGCACTCCACGAGGCCATCTGCGCCCACGaggagcacctcgccggcgtcaTCGTCCGCCACCACCAGCCCCAGGCCTGGGCCAAGTGGCGCCGCCGCCTTCCCCGCGTCATCGCTACCATGCGGCGGATGCGGGACTTCTACATGGAGATCACCTTCCATTTCGAGAGCTCCGTCATCCCCTTCATCTCGAGAATCGCCCCCTCCGACACCTACAAGATCTGGAAGAGGGGCTCCAATCTGCGCGCCGACATGACGCTCGCCGGATTCGACGGATTCAAGATTCAGCGGGCCGAccagagcattctcttcctCGGGGAGGGCTCGGAGGACGGCAACGTGCCCTCCGGATCGCTGTGCATCGTCTCGCACAAGGACAAGGAGGTGGTGAATGCTCTCGACGGCGCCGGGGCGCCCGCGAGCGATGCCGAGGTCCAGCAGGAAGTCTCGGCCATGTCTAAGACGAACATCTTCCGGCCGGGGATCGACGTGACGCGGGCCGTGCTGCTGCCGCAGCTGAACTGGAGGCGGCAGGAGCGGTCGGAGACGGTCGGCTCGTGGAAGGCCAAGGTGTATGACATGCATCATGTGGTCGTGAGCGTCAAGTCCCGGCGGGTCCCCGGCGTGGCGCCCGACGACGAGGAGGCCGTCGTCCCTTCTTGCAACGACAACGAGACGGAGAACGACAACTACGAGGATATCTTGACCGTGGAGGAGCGGAAGCAACTGGAAATCGCTTTGAAGATGGGGTCGCCGGATATTATTGACGAAGGTCTCTCCGATGACTTTGTGAGGCACCGGCACAGTTGCTACGAGCCGAGAGAAATTCCGGACGAGGATGCGAGTAGTTGGGGCGATGGCGGGAGGAAGCAAGATAAGAAACGCTGGCTCGGCAATTGGGGAAAGAAGGATGATCTTGATCATCACAAGCAGGATTTGCAGCAGAAGATGGCACCGCCAAGGAGCTCACTTTGTGTAGATGAGAAAGTGAGCAACCTCCTTGGGGATTCGCCTCCATCTAGGACTCCTGGTAGCCAGGGAAGGCATTCGATAGGGATTGCCTGCAGGAGAGAGGACATAAAAGAGGCAAGGGTCAGGGATTTGAAGAAATCTACAGCGAATCTGGAGAATGGGAGTCGACGCCGGGAGAGCGAGTTCAAGAGAGCTTTGAGGCCTGTTCTCTGGCTTTCTCCTGACTTTCCAATTAGGACCGAGGAGTTTCTGCCACTGCTCGACATACTTGCGAATAAGGTGAAGGCGATTCGCCGCTTGCAAGAACTGCTAACTACAAAACTTCCTTCTGGGACTTTTCCAGTCAAG GTTGCCATCCCAGTTGTGCCTACCATCAGAGTCCTCGTCACGTTTACCAAGTTCGAAGAATTACAGCCATTGGAAGATTTCTCCACACCTCCTTCGAGTCCTGAGAAGAACCACCCTAGTAAAAAGCAGCCCTCAAGTTCATGGCTTCAGTGGATCAAGGGATCTTCCCATCAGAAACGATCAAAATCATCAGGACCAAGCAACTGTGTTGAAAACATCGAGGATCCTTTCACGATACCCCCAGATTATACTTGGATATCGCCTgaagcaaagaaaaagaaattgcagGACAATAAGTGCAAATCTAAGAAGAGGCCAGAGCAAACTAGACAAGGGAAGGCAAGAATCTGA